A section of the Diabrotica virgifera virgifera chromosome 8, PGI_DIABVI_V3a genome encodes:
- the LOC114335998 gene encoding cuticle protein LPCP-23-like: protein MAFKVLVFAALVAYVNAGIFGEAPVAAPVVSAYSAAPVVAAAPVVAAPAAVSRSYIQTYSSHSAPLAVAAPVVAKSVAPVVSAYSAPLALPAAAPVISSYSAPVVAKSVGPVAYSAHAPVVSAYSSPLVAQSVSPVAYAAPAPVLSAYSSPVVAKSVAPLSYAAPAPVLSAYSAPVVARSFAPAPLAYAAHGSPLVSAYSSGPLVQPW from the exons ATGGCTTTTAAA gTACTCGTCTTTGCTGCTCTTGTCGCTTACGTCAATGCAGGAATATTTGGCGAAGCTCCAGTTGCAGCCCCAGTGGTCTCTGCATACTCTGCGGCACCCGTCGTTGCTGCAGCACCCGTGGTTGCTGCCCCAGCAGCAGTTTCAAGGTCTTATATCCAAACTTACAGTAGCCACTCTGCACCACTCGCCGTTGCTGCTCCAGTTGTCGCCAAATCAGTGGCCCCAGTAGTGTCTGCCTATTCTGCACCTCTTGCGCTACCAGCAGCGGCTCCAGTCATCTCTTCCTACTCCGCACCGGTTGTAGCTAAATCAGTAGGACCAGTCGCATACTCTGCCCACGCTCCAGTTGTATCAGCTTACTCATCTCCATTAGTAGCTCAAAGCGTATCCCCTGTAGCTTATGCTGCTCCTGCTCCAGTATTGTCAGCGTATTCTTCTCCAGTTGTTGCCAAAAGTGTAGCACCTTTAAGCTATGCTGCTCCAGCTCCAGTTTTATCTGCATACTCAGCACCAGTAGTTGCCAGGAGTTTTGCACCAGCTCCTCTTGCTTATGCTGCACACGGATCACCATTGGTATCTGCTTACTCTTCTGGACCACTTGTTCAACCTTGGTAG